A region of the Actinomycetota bacterium genome:
CGTCGAGGACACGATGAGCTCCATCCTGAACTGGTACGTCGAGGAGGGGCTGATCTTCAAGGGCGGCTCGGGATCGGGCGTCAACCTCTCCACCATCCGTTCGTCCAAGGAGCAGCTCTCTGGCGGCGGGGAGCCGTCAGGTCCCGTGTCGTTCATGCGCGGCGCCGACGCCTCGGCCGGGACGATCCGCAGCGGAGGCAAGACCCGTCGCGCGGCGAAGATGGTCATCCTCAACGTCGACCATCCCGACGTCGAGGAGTTCATCTGGTGCAAGGCACGGGAGGAGCGCAAGATCCGCGTCCTGCGCGAGTCGGGGATCGACATGGACCTCGACAGCCCCGATTACGCCTCGATCCAGTACCAGAACGCGAACAACTCGGTCCGGGTCACCGACGAGTTCATGCGCGCCTGGGAGAACGACGAGGACTACGAGCTGCGCGCGGTGACGTCCGGCGACGTGATCGAGCGGAAGAAGGCGCGGGACGTCATGAGCCAGATCGCACGAGCCACGTGGGAGTGCGCCGACCCGGGCATGCAGTACGACACGACCATCAACCGTTGGCACACCTGCCCCGAGTCGGGGCGGATCAACGCGAGCAACCCGTGCTGCTTCGTCGCGGAGACGCTGGTCGAGACATCCGAAGGGCTGCTGAGGTTCGACGTGCTCGACAAGCGGGCACGCACCGGTGAGGAGCTGCCGGAGGTCCGCGCCTACGACCTGGCGTCCGGAGAGCACGTGTGGCGGCGGGCGACGAGCGTGTGGGTCGCCGGCGAGGCGCGCAACGTCGTCGAGGTCGTCACGGTCGGTGGCGTCAACCTGCGGTGCACGCCGGAGCACCGCTTCCTGCTCGCCGATGGGCGGTACGTGGAGGCGCAACTGCTCGACCCCGGGATGGCGCTCCGCGCCGTCGGACCGGACGGTGACCGGATCGACCACGTGTCGCAGGTCTTCCGGATCGTTCTGCCCGAACCGGTCACCGTGTTCGACATGGAGGTCGAGGGGACGCACAACTTCGCTGTGACGGACGACGGGGCGTTCACCGATCACTCCCTCATCGCGCACAACAGCGAGTACATGCACCTGGACAACTCGGCCTGCAACCTGGCGTCACTGAACCTCAAGAAGTTCTACGACTACGAGGCCGACCGCTTCGACGTCGAGGCGTACAAGCGCGCGATCGAACTGACGATCACCGCCCAGGAGATCATCGTCGGGAACAGTTCGTACCCGACCGACAAGATCCGCGACAACGCCCTGGCGTTCCGCGAGCTGGGGCTGGGGTACGCGAACCTCGGCGGGCTGTTGATGTCGCTTGGCCTGCCGTACGACAGCGACGAGGGCCGGGCGTGGTGTGGCGCGCTGACCGCGTTGATGACGGGCCACGCGTACCGCACGTCGGCGGAGATCGCGAAGGTGACCGGCCCGTTCTCCGGCTACCCCCGCAACGCCGATGCCATGCTGCGCGTGATCGAGATGCACGGCGACGAGGCCGAGAAGATCGATCCCCGCCCGGTCCCCGGTGACCTGCTCGGTGCAGCCAAACGCGCCTGGAAGGAAGCGTACGAAGTCGGCGCGGAGCACGGTTTCCGCAACTCGCAGGCGACGGTCCTGGCACCGACCGGATGTCTGGTGGGTGGCACGCTGGTGCCGACCGAGCACGGGCTGGTGCGTCTGGCGTCGCTGGGGGACCCCGCCGGTCAGCGGTGGCAGGCCCTGGGAGTCCAGGTGTCCACCGACGAGGGTCCGCGTGACGCGACCCACTTCTACGTGAACGGTTCGGAGTCGGTCGTGACCGTCTCGACGACACGCGGCTACCGGCTGCGTGGCACGCCCCGCCACCGTGTGAAGGTCGTCGCCGACACCGGGGAGTGGGTGTGGCGGCGGTTCGACGAGCTGCAGCCGGGCGACCGCGTCCCGCTCGCGCTCGGCCAGCTGATCGGCGAGCCGCGGAGCGTCGAGCTCCCGCCGCTGCCCGAGGGCGACGGTGGCGTGGTCGCCCCGCGGCAACTGACCGCGGAGTTGGCGTGGCTGGTGGGCTGCGTCCTCGGCGACGGTTCGGTGCGCGACGGCAGCGTCCGCGTGCACGTGCCCGCCGAAGACTTCGACCGGGTCGAAGACCTGCGTCTGACCGGCAAGGAGCAGTTCGACGTCGAGGCGGAGGTGTCGCAGCGCGGTGACCGCGTCGACGTGGTGTTCGCCTCCGACCGGCTCGCGGCGTGGTGGGAAGCGTGCGGCTTCGCGGGGACACGATCGTCCAGCGGAGCCCGTGTCGCGCAGGTGCCGGACGCGGTGCTGCACAGCAACGACCGGAAGGTGTACTCGGCGTTCCTGCGTGGCCTGCTTCATGCGAGCTCGAGCGGGCACGCCGCCGGCATGCCGTGGTCCACGACGTCCGAGGAGTTCTGCGATGAGGTGCAGACGTTGTTGCTGGCACTCGGCACCCCCTCGACCCGCCGGGTGCACGACGACGCGACAGGGGCGACGGTCGCGGTGCTGGACGTGGATGGGCACGTCCTGGCGCAGGATGACGAGGCCGACCTGGTCGGCGTCGACGCCACCGGCGACGGCGGCGCCGACGTGGACCCGGTTCCGTCGGTCCGGTGGCTGCTCGACACGGTGGTGAGTGCGGAGCTCGGCGACGACGAGCTCACCTACGACCTGTCCGTCCCCGACAACGTCACCTACGTCGCCAACGGGTTCGTCAGTCACAACACCATCGGCTTGGTGATGGACTGCGACACGACCGGCATCGAGCCCGACCTCGGGCTGGTCAAGACCAAGAAGCTGGTCGGTGGCGGGTCGATGTCGATCGTGAACCGCACCGTGCCCCGGGCCCTGCACCAGCTCGGGTACAACGACGAGCAGATCGAGGCGATCGTCGCCCACATCGACGAGCACAAGACGATCGACGGCGCCCCGGCGCTCCGCGACGAGCACATGCCGGTCTTCCAGTGCGCGATGGGTGACAACGCCATCCACTACATGGGACACGTGAAGATGATGGCGGCGGCACAGCCGTTCATCTCGGGTGCGATAAGCAAAACTGTCAACATGCCC
Encoded here:
- a CDS encoding ribonucleoside-diphosphate reductase → MAQARNNGRDEAAIDLATVAQADLTTPHASGDGEPLHTTVSEDGARGLKVGRFFTREGVHPYDEVEWELRDAVITNWRDGSTSFEQRGVEFPASWSLNATTIVAQKYFRGQLGTPRRERSVKQMIDRVADTITAWGTTDGYFADEESAEAFNHELKHLLVNQKMAFNSPVWFNVGVEKEPQCSACFILAVEDTMSSILNWYVEEGLIFKGGSGSGVNLSTIRSSKEQLSGGGEPSGPVSFMRGADASAGTIRSGGKTRRAAKMVILNVDHPDVEEFIWCKAREERKIRVLRESGIDMDLDSPDYASIQYQNANNSVRVTDEFMRAWENDEDYELRAVTSGDVIERKKARDVMSQIARATWECADPGMQYDTTINRWHTCPESGRINASNPCCFVAETLVETSEGLLRFDVLDKRARTGEELPEVRAYDLASGEHVWRRATSVWVAGEARNVVEVVTVGGVNLRCTPEHRFLLADGRYVEAQLLDPGMALRAVGPDGDRIDHVSQVFRIVLPEPVTVFDMEVEGTHNFAVTDDGAFTDHSLIAHNSEYMHLDNSACNLASLNLKKFYDYEADRFDVEAYKRAIELTITAQEIIVGNSSYPTDKIRDNALAFRELGLGYANLGGLLMSLGLPYDSDEGRAWCGALTALMTGHAYRTSAEIAKVTGPFSGYPRNADAMLRVIEMHGDEAEKIDPRPVPGDLLGAAKRAWKEAYEVGAEHGFRNSQATVLAPTGCLVGGTLVPTEHGLVRLASLGDPAGQRWQALGVQVSTDEGPRDATHFYVNGSESVVTVSTTRGYRLRGTPRHRVKVVADTGEWVWRRFDELQPGDRVPLALGQLIGEPRSVELPPLPEGDGGVVAPRQLTAELAWLVGCVLGDGSVRDGSVRVHVPAEDFDRVEDLRLTGKEQFDVEAEVSQRGDRVDVVFASDRLAAWWEACGFAGTRSSSGARVAQVPDAVLHSNDRKVYSAFLRGLLHASSSGHAAGMPWSTTSEEFCDEVQTLLLALGTPSTRRVHDDATGATVAVLDVDGHVLAQDDEADLVGVDATGDGGADVDPVPSVRWLLDTVVSAELGDDELTYDLSVPDNVTYVANGFVSHNTIGLVMDCDTTGIEPDLGLVKTKKLVGGGSMSIVNRTVPRALHQLGYNDEQIEAIVAHIDEHKTIDGAPALRDEHMPVFQCAMGDNAIHYMGHVKMMAAAQPFISGAISKTVNMPETATVEDVEQLFYDAWQLGIKAIAIYRDNCKVAQPLSVTKTDEAESPVPSPAIETRERMVRRKLPKQRPSQTISFRVADAEGYLTAGEYPGDGIGEIFVKLGKQGSTLSGVMDAFAISVSLGLQYGVPLEVYVQKFMNMRFEPAGMTDDEEIRFATSIIDYLARKLAIEYLPADRR